Proteins encoded within one genomic window of Mycolicibacterium aubagnense:
- a CDS encoding glycosyltransferase has translation MGWDVTVYGRRGATKPDDPTLDPRIKRKVTWGMETQKLSTLSHGLTAALDAAARKPDVALIMNCANGYFLPILRARGIPTLVNVDGLEWERDKWSPLAKRVYRRAAECTAKWADGLVFDARRIARYWKETFGADGAYIPYGGDITAELPVPEGLTRREYVLVVTRFVPENTVAQFFEAVPAIAEHHPVVIVGSSGYGGELDDTARQLSAHPSVTWLGHVHDHQLLLALWQHAGLYFHGHSVGGTNPALVQAMAAGAPILARTPTTTARFSVLPASSCRMILS, from the coding sequence ATGGGGTGGGACGTCACAGTTTATGGCCGGCGTGGTGCTACGAAGCCCGATGACCCCACCTTGGATCCGCGGATAAAGCGGAAGGTCACCTGGGGTATGGAGACGCAGAAACTGAGCACGTTGTCGCATGGTCTGACAGCTGCGCTGGATGCCGCGGCTCGCAAACCTGATGTGGCATTGATCATGAATTGTGCGAACGGCTACTTCCTGCCCATCCTGCGCGCGCGGGGGATACCGACTCTGGTGAATGTCGATGGACTGGAATGGGAACGCGACAAATGGAGCCCGCTGGCCAAGAGGGTCTATAGAAGAGCTGCCGAGTGTACGGCGAAGTGGGCGGACGGGCTCGTCTTCGATGCGCGCAGGATCGCCAGGTATTGGAAGGAAACCTTCGGCGCTGACGGCGCATATATTCCTTACGGTGGCGATATCACGGCCGAACTACCAGTGCCAGAAGGGCTGACGCGGCGCGAATACGTCCTTGTGGTAACACGATTCGTGCCGGAGAACACCGTGGCTCAGTTCTTTGAGGCGGTTCCGGCCATCGCGGAGCATCACCCGGTGGTTATCGTCGGCAGCTCCGGGTACGGCGGCGAATTGGATGACACCGCGCGACAGCTCTCCGCGCATCCTTCGGTGACTTGGTTGGGGCATGTACACGACCATCAATTGCTGCTCGCGTTGTGGCAGCATGCGGGCCTCTATTTCCACGGCCACAGCGTCGGCGGGACCAACCCAGCGCTGGTGCAGGCGATGGCGGCGGGTGCGCCGATCTTGGCGCGGACACCGACTACAACCGCGAGGTTCTCGGTTCTGCCGGCGAGTTCGTGTCGGATGATCCTGAGTTGA
- a CDS encoding oligosaccharide flippase family protein codes for MTDSKKAPTAQGTTSLKLGSAVQMLPIVAGYSVQLVCTPYIVARLGLHDFGIWAITGAIVQYGALLDLGASRATVRYVALFHTQGDAKSEGGALTLCITMLLALWAFLSGVAVLAAHPTSRLLGLSDPALTRSLLLSSVAILFLGLLGWVLTAASIGIGRVVPTTVGLAILSVLQASGGVAGLALNPSLTTFAYGSVAGSALGFAVVLIIKLAGERRIPFAMPTLALTREFFGYAVTSQIAAAADTLVLQSGKLIAGLMIGPSAAGVYELANRLAMGAQVLGSASASTLTPHLTQSYISGGMDGVLHQYEHLVRRNTSVSLIFPFSMAATAISAITVWLGHDRQQVIVVLLALLIGIAVNLSTAICSCTLSAIGRPAVIAKVSVATGVFQTIAAVAATYFWGFAGLAGAIAIGVPIAKFLGLYYMHAKLDIPLNLYTRGVLGPFAAAGAATVAALPFNFLVATDDRRSAILPFCASATVFFATYLFIGWRRGYLPAVTLPSKWLQAFKGDELLRRTRRYFDHS; via the coding sequence GTGACAGATTCCAAGAAAGCGCCCACGGCACAAGGAACCACTTCACTCAAACTGGGTTCGGCGGTTCAAATGCTGCCGATTGTGGCCGGCTACAGCGTTCAGCTTGTCTGTACACCGTACATAGTGGCTCGGCTCGGCTTGCATGATTTCGGCATCTGGGCGATCACCGGGGCAATTGTGCAGTACGGTGCACTCCTTGACCTGGGCGCGTCGCGAGCGACCGTCCGATATGTGGCATTGTTCCATACCCAAGGTGACGCAAAGAGCGAGGGCGGCGCCCTCACTCTGTGCATTACGATGCTGCTTGCCTTATGGGCATTCCTCAGCGGGGTGGCGGTATTGGCGGCGCATCCCACAAGCCGCTTGCTTGGATTGAGTGACCCAGCATTGACGCGTTCCCTGCTGCTGAGTTCAGTCGCGATTTTGTTCTTGGGCCTGCTCGGCTGGGTATTGACAGCTGCATCGATAGGTATAGGTCGTGTTGTACCCACAACGGTGGGTCTGGCAATCTTGTCGGTACTCCAAGCGTCCGGGGGTGTCGCCGGGTTGGCGCTGAATCCGTCTTTAACTACTTTCGCGTACGGTTCCGTCGCCGGCTCGGCCCTCGGGTTTGCCGTCGTGCTAATCATCAAGCTTGCTGGCGAACGACGCATTCCATTCGCGATGCCGACATTGGCGTTGACGCGCGAATTTTTCGGTTACGCAGTGACATCTCAGATCGCTGCAGCCGCCGACACGTTGGTACTCCAATCCGGAAAACTAATCGCAGGCCTCATGATCGGCCCCTCCGCGGCGGGCGTCTATGAACTGGCCAACAGACTTGCAATGGGAGCGCAAGTCTTAGGAAGTGCATCCGCATCTACATTGACCCCGCATCTGACACAGAGTTACATATCTGGAGGCATGGACGGTGTCCTGCACCAGTATGAGCATCTGGTCCGCCGCAACACATCGGTCTCGCTGATATTCCCATTTTCAATGGCGGCTACTGCCATTTCAGCTATTACCGTGTGGCTCGGCCACGATCGTCAGCAGGTTATCGTCGTCCTGCTTGCACTGCTGATAGGAATAGCAGTCAACCTCTCGACTGCTATATGCTCATGCACACTATCGGCAATCGGCAGACCGGCAGTGATCGCAAAGGTCTCGGTTGCCACCGGTGTCTTTCAAACGATAGCAGCGGTTGCCGCCACATATTTCTGGGGATTCGCAGGGCTAGCTGGGGCAATTGCCATCGGTGTCCCCATCGCGAAATTTCTGGGCCTTTACTACATGCATGCGAAACTCGATATCCCATTGAATTTGTATACTCGCGGCGTCTTGGGCCCCTTCGCTGCCGCCGGAGCGGCGACCGTAGCCGCCCTACCGTTCAATTTCCTAGTCGCGACTGACGACCGCAGGTCGGCCATCTTGCCGTTTTGCGCATCAGCCACCGTATTCTTCGCAACCTATTTGTTCATCGGTTGGAGGCGTGGGTACTTGCCTGCAGTGACGCTTCCTTCGAAATGGCTTCAGGCCTTCAAAGGAGACGAATTGCTACGTCGGACCCGTCGATACTTCGATCATTCTTGA
- a CDS encoding glycosyltransferase family 4 protein: MSKVLKPGNRILLLHSADEAYGSDRVLLSVANYLCQREAQVRVLLPDDAHPGWLTDRLTEIGVDVCHGPLGIARRRYLTTTHLPKFVLSLWKARKFVLKQISAFDPEVVYVNTSASIIGAFLGRRRRWSLIWHVHEIIENPRWLAWFFRRLPLSADQVIVVSAAVFRHLCGDGESPGHVALLRNGISPRALAAKPSLPPLRVCFAGRLSEWKGYQVFLDAAIELASEGEPIEFVIAGEPVPNEQWRIGEIESTVDRRGLASQIQLVGFHSDIPALFDSMHVVVVPSILPDPLPTVVLEGMRSGCVVIATRHGGAVEMIEDGVSGFLVAPGDSVCLQHCILRVLADPGLIDDIGFAAWTRVESEFTTEVFWQNLSPIFSRAIDVAAKRRRRTRWNCRASVPSSPPRA, from the coding sequence GTGAGTAAAGTGCTCAAGCCCGGTAATCGCATATTGCTACTGCATTCAGCGGATGAGGCTTACGGTTCCGACCGGGTACTCCTTTCCGTGGCAAACTACTTGTGCCAGAGGGAAGCGCAAGTCCGCGTGTTGCTCCCCGACGACGCACACCCTGGATGGCTGACTGACCGTTTGACCGAAATTGGCGTCGACGTATGCCACGGGCCGTTAGGAATTGCCCGACGACGTTACCTGACCACGACCCACCTGCCGAAGTTTGTCCTGAGTCTTTGGAAGGCCAGGAAGTTCGTGCTGAAGCAGATCAGTGCGTTCGATCCTGAGGTGGTCTACGTCAACACATCGGCGTCGATCATCGGGGCGTTCTTGGGCCGTCGGCGGCGCTGGTCCCTCATTTGGCATGTCCATGAGATCATTGAGAATCCCCGTTGGTTGGCGTGGTTCTTTCGTAGGTTGCCGCTATCCGCCGATCAAGTAATCGTCGTCTCAGCAGCCGTATTCCGACATTTGTGCGGCGATGGGGAATCGCCGGGACACGTAGCATTACTGCGTAATGGAATTTCACCGCGAGCCCTCGCGGCGAAACCCAGTCTGCCGCCGTTACGTGTTTGCTTTGCCGGCCGCCTGAGCGAGTGGAAGGGTTATCAGGTATTCCTTGACGCGGCAATCGAACTCGCCTCGGAGGGCGAGCCCATCGAGTTCGTCATCGCTGGCGAGCCAGTGCCGAACGAACAATGGCGCATCGGTGAGATTGAGTCAACTGTTGACCGTCGCGGGCTCGCCAGTCAAATACAGCTAGTCGGCTTCCATTCCGACATCCCGGCGCTTTTCGACTCGATGCACGTCGTCGTGGTGCCGTCGATATTGCCTGATCCCCTGCCCACCGTAGTGCTCGAAGGGATGCGCAGCGGATGCGTGGTCATTGCGACGCGGCATGGCGGCGCGGTCGAGATGATCGAGGACGGAGTATCCGGCTTCCTGGTGGCACCGGGCGACTCGGTCTGCCTGCAACACTGCATTCTGCGCGTTCTCGCCGACCCCGGACTCATTGACGACATCGGGTTCGCCGCATGGACTCGGGTCGAATCTGAGTTCACGACGGAAGTGTTTTGGCAGAATCTGTCGCCCATCTTTTCGCGGGCAATCGATGTCGCAGCCAAACGCCGCAGGCGAACTCGGTGGAATTGTCGCGCTTCTGTTCCCAGCAGCCCGCCTCGGGCTTAG
- a CDS encoding glycosyltransferase family 4 protein, whose protein sequence is MDPDYRTLNQTGNTNDLRVLMIIDWFVNYAAPIAVSLKDTIDVRCVLKDHGTELGLPGRAIREKEAMFDPVQVDFVPGKQSDLRSLGALVRLIIKVRKFRPDVVHSQWHSDWRLLLLSLAVPRSSRILTVHDVTPHPGRQFHTSYFKRLVRWALYRTSDGFVVHGERLVPLLREDPRVRALAYIGVVPHGSLAHPTERYPLPHDRCLLFFGWWEYYKGLDLLIQAMEAVGKILGDVRLIVAGHGSEGPRARSLVNTPELFEWREGYIPDEDLPALFGSVSAVVLPYREASQSGVVPLAFANGRPVIATDVGALGEAVEDGLNGLLVESPTVDGLRDAIIRLFAEPGLLATLANGAQRTADESLQPATIARKHQAVYAAVAAAKARRLC, encoded by the coding sequence ATGGATCCGGATTATCGAACACTGAATCAAACCGGAAATACCAATGACCTACGTGTCTTGATGATCATCGATTGGTTTGTCAATTACGCTGCACCAATAGCGGTTTCGCTGAAGGACACCATTGACGTGAGATGCGTGCTCAAAGACCACGGCACGGAGTTGGGGCTGCCGGGCCGTGCTATCCGCGAAAAAGAGGCGATGTTTGATCCAGTTCAGGTCGACTTCGTGCCTGGCAAACAGTCTGATCTGCGCAGCCTTGGAGCGCTCGTTCGACTCATCATTAAGGTCAGGAAGTTTCGGCCTGATGTTGTTCATTCGCAATGGCATTCAGACTGGCGACTACTGTTGCTGTCTCTTGCTGTGCCGCGGTCGTCAAGGATCTTGACGGTGCATGACGTGACGCCCCACCCTGGCCGGCAGTTTCATACGAGCTATTTCAAGCGGCTCGTGAGATGGGCGCTGTATAGAACCAGCGATGGGTTTGTTGTGCATGGTGAACGGCTGGTTCCATTGCTTCGCGAAGACCCCCGCGTTCGAGCTCTGGCGTACATCGGAGTTGTCCCCCATGGTTCGCTGGCCCACCCAACAGAGCGCTACCCGCTTCCGCACGATCGATGCCTGCTCTTCTTCGGCTGGTGGGAGTACTACAAGGGCCTCGATCTGCTGATACAGGCGATGGAAGCTGTCGGCAAGATTCTTGGCGATGTTCGGCTCATTGTCGCCGGCCACGGCTCAGAAGGTCCGCGAGCCCGTTCGCTCGTGAACACTCCCGAGTTGTTCGAATGGCGAGAGGGCTACATTCCCGACGAGGATTTGCCAGCGCTTTTTGGCTCGGTTAGCGCGGTGGTTCTGCCCTATCGAGAAGCCAGTCAGAGCGGTGTCGTACCGTTGGCGTTTGCTAACGGGCGGCCTGTGATCGCAACAGACGTTGGTGCACTTGGTGAGGCGGTCGAGGACGGGTTAAACGGCCTTCTTGTGGAGTCTCCCACAGTCGACGGACTTCGGGATGCGATCATTCGTCTGTTCGCTGAGCCCGGACTGCTCGCTACGTTGGCCAATGGAGCGCAAAGGACGGCCGACGAATCGCTTCAGCCTGCAACCATCGCCCGCAAGCATCAGGCGGTTTATGCCGCAGTCGCAGCTGCGAAAGCGCGCCGGCTCTGCTGA
- a CDS encoding class I SAM-dependent methyltransferase, translating into MTDRDVVRAAQERLHGEGYDYVPGSPHLRHAALRDRVTKNVRDAIAEILERQDSCDVLEVGAGHGVFTDTVLDAGGRPTATEMSRPSLDLLRTKYHDNPLVRLLYDEDGNTWQQDGSSYDVILFISVIHHIPDYMATVIGMCDNILRPGGSIVTFQDPLWYPRQTRWAGVANWGSYFVWRATQMRDIRRGLNTRIRRWKGEFNDDDLVEYHVVRDGVDDLLLEEALKKRFDDVQVDRYFSTFMPLLQRVGTKYFPPNTFGIVARGRKSY; encoded by the coding sequence ATGACTGACCGCGACGTCGTGCGCGCAGCGCAGGAGAGACTCCATGGGGAGGGGTATGACTATGTCCCCGGTAGTCCGCATCTCAGACACGCAGCCTTACGGGATCGCGTCACCAAGAATGTCCGTGATGCCATCGCCGAAATTCTTGAGCGCCAAGACTCGTGCGACGTGTTGGAGGTCGGAGCTGGGCACGGAGTTTTCACTGACACGGTGTTGGACGCGGGCGGCCGACCGACTGCCACGGAAATGTCCAGGCCGAGCCTGGATCTGCTGAGAACCAAATACCACGATAATCCCCTGGTACGCCTGCTTTACGATGAGGATGGCAATACTTGGCAACAGGACGGATCGTCCTACGATGTCATCCTGTTCATCTCGGTTATTCACCACATTCCCGATTACATGGCCACAGTTATTGGTATGTGCGACAACATCTTACGCCCCGGCGGCAGCATCGTCACCTTCCAAGACCCATTGTGGTATCCCCGTCAAACGCGGTGGGCGGGAGTCGCGAACTGGGGCTCATATTTTGTGTGGCGCGCAACGCAGATGCGGGACATTCGGCGGGGGCTCAATACTCGGATTCGTCGCTGGAAAGGCGAGTTCAACGATGATGACCTTGTCGAATACCACGTCGTCCGTGACGGCGTCGATGACCTTCTTCTTGAAGAGGCATTAAAGAAGCGTTTTGACGATGTTCAAGTAGACCGATACTTCTCGACCTTCATGCCACTGCTGCAGCGAGTCGGTACAAAGTATTTTCCGCCCAATACCTTTGGCATCGTGGCACGTGGCAGGAAATCCTATTAG
- a CDS encoding class I SAM-dependent methyltransferase, translating into MTPPSSTIGLIEWSPDDVYLAEQDCGTARAERWLARHLRPGDRNALDIGCGTASIGKMIAELYPTIDVWGIDLPGNLVGWKDAGANPERVLAGSALDLPFESGMFDLVWSFGVIEHIGEPDPPAERESDRLRYISEMMRVLRPGGRAIIVAPNKSFPLDPAHDWSATNFGHRLFERTHLCLHATWGPHPLMSFQEVRRMAREAGASKVRPLNMANYFDFVRVGAGRAGRLVPVARFYLNLLPDWLGATPLAPFLAVELTR; encoded by the coding sequence TTGACGCCGCCTTCGTCAACAATTGGGTTAATTGAGTGGTCGCCCGACGACGTCTATCTGGCAGAGCAAGATTGCGGAACCGCTCGCGCCGAGCGTTGGCTGGCCCGCCACCTGCGACCAGGCGACCGGAATGCTCTTGACATCGGGTGCGGAACGGCATCCATCGGCAAGATGATCGCCGAGTTGTATCCGACGATCGACGTTTGGGGAATTGACCTCCCAGGCAACCTTGTCGGGTGGAAGGACGCTGGGGCGAATCCTGAGCGCGTCCTGGCCGGATCTGCGTTGGATCTGCCGTTCGAGTCCGGCATGTTCGACCTAGTGTGGTCGTTTGGGGTAATCGAACACATCGGTGAGCCGGACCCGCCGGCAGAGCGGGAATCCGACCGCTTGCGCTACATCAGCGAGATGATGCGCGTCCTCAGGCCGGGCGGTCGAGCTATCATCGTCGCCCCCAATAAGTCGTTCCCGCTCGATCCCGCTCACGATTGGTCGGCGACCAACTTTGGCCACCGTCTCTTTGAGCGCACCCACCTCTGCCTGCACGCCACGTGGGGTCCTCACCCGTTGATGTCATTCCAAGAAGTTCGACGAATGGCCCGCGAAGCCGGCGCAAGTAAGGTTCGTCCTCTCAACATGGCGAATTATTTCGATTTCGTGCGCGTCGGCGCAGGGCGTGCCGGGCGACTGGTGCCGGTTGCGCGCTTTTATCTGAATTTGCTTCCTGATTGGCTCGGTGCGACACCACTGGCTCCATTTTTGGCGGTCGAACTAACTCGGTAA
- a CDS encoding glycosyltransferase, whose protein sequence is MTDPVAHRQNGHKPTASIIVVMFNSSSTLPDCMLSIPADCEVILVDQQSSDSSVQTALQYRPDAKLIRAGKNRGFGAGCNLGAANATAEILIFLNPDAAFQSSESVKILSECAARNNVVAGPRILNSSGHDQTRARYWSWPVADIVDVFSPNALIVGRLLRDIPQTDAVYTDGGEVAYVQGSCIAVSAINFWRVGGFDERFYLYQEEEVLARRLLDIGVKNRLEPGAVIIHIVGCSTSQFPDFSAGQYFRSLALSLILFRRKLVALPTIITLWIVLQMMATLTPLRKTIGWRSERGRSWYRAAAAGLISGALRRMAEPPPRSHTRIPTLSTER, encoded by the coding sequence ATGACAGATCCAGTAGCGCATCGTCAAAATGGTCACAAACCAACTGCTTCGATAATCGTTGTCATGTTCAACTCATCGTCGACGCTGCCCGACTGCATGCTGTCCATACCAGCTGACTGCGAGGTCATCCTTGTCGATCAGCAGTCGTCAGACTCATCGGTCCAAACTGCTCTGCAATACCGACCTGACGCCAAGCTGATCCGGGCCGGGAAGAACCGGGGCTTCGGTGCGGGGTGTAACCTCGGTGCTGCCAACGCGACTGCGGAAATTCTCATCTTCTTGAACCCAGACGCTGCGTTTCAATCATCCGAATCTGTAAAGATCCTCTCCGAGTGTGCCGCTAGAAACAACGTTGTCGCCGGTCCCCGAATCCTCAATTCCTCCGGTCATGATCAGACACGGGCTCGATACTGGTCGTGGCCAGTCGCGGACATAGTTGACGTGTTTTCGCCAAACGCACTGATCGTTGGGCGACTCCTCCGCGACATCCCGCAAACCGACGCCGTGTACACCGACGGTGGTGAGGTTGCATACGTCCAAGGGTCGTGTATCGCGGTAAGCGCAATAAATTTCTGGCGCGTGGGCGGGTTCGATGAGCGCTTCTACCTTTATCAGGAGGAAGAAGTCCTGGCTCGGCGGTTGCTGGACATCGGAGTGAAGAACCGACTTGAACCAGGCGCAGTCATAATCCACATCGTAGGATGCTCCACTTCGCAGTTCCCAGATTTCTCGGCAGGCCAGTACTTCCGGTCGCTTGCACTTTCGCTGATTCTGTTCCGCCGGAAACTGGTTGCGCTTCCAACAATCATCACGCTATGGATAGTGCTCCAAATGATGGCAACCCTAACGCCACTCCGTAAAACAATAGGCTGGCGATCCGAGAGGGGCCGCAGTTGGTACCGCGCCGCAGCGGCCGGATTGATCAGCGGGGCGCTTCGCCGAATGGCAGAACCACCGCCTCGTTCCCACACGCGCATTCCGACGCTTTCGACTGAGCGGTGA